A genomic region of Aeropyrum pernix K1 contains the following coding sequences:
- the cdd gene encoding cytidine deaminase, translating to MEAGAPEDLVGAAVEQAGRAYAPYSRFRVGAAVRTSDGRVYGGCNVENSSYGLTVCAERTAVFKAVSEGSRGVVEVAVYAADSDEPVPPCGACLQVLSEFARGDPRVYMISRTGRIRVARLSQLLPMAFRLGGETG from the coding sequence TTGGAGGCTGGCGCGCCGGAGGACCTCGTAGGTGCCGCTGTGGAGCAGGCCGGGAGGGCCTACGCCCCCTACTCCCGCTTCAGGGTGGGGGCGGCGGTGAGGACCTCGGACGGCAGGGTATACGGCGGCTGCAACGTGGAGAACTCGAGCTACGGCCTCACAGTCTGCGCCGAGAGGACGGCTGTCTTCAAGGCAGTCTCCGAGGGGTCGCGGGGCGTGGTGGAGGTGGCCGTCTACGCAGCCGACAGCGACGAGCCAGTGCCGCCCTGCGGGGCCTGCCTCCAGGTGCTGAGCGAGTTCGCCCGGGGAGACCCCAGAGTCTACATGATATCCCGCACCGGCAGGATCAGGGTTGCAAGGCTCTCACAGCTCCTACCCATGGCCTTCAGGCTAGGCGGCGAGACTGGGTGA
- a CDS encoding NAD(P)/FAD-dependent oxidoreductase produces the protein MKKIVVLGGGPGGLVAAYNLARLLRGKAEITLIDKTGYHLFPPSLLWVMVGQREPEDIMRPLSKLEKHGIKVVTASVESIDPDNNKVATSGGEFEYDYLVVSLGSTPRPELMKADDTVCSPWTVEGALDCRRKLAGFKSGRIIVGAWSWPYKCPPAPFETAFLVKYLLEQRGGDAQVTVVHFWKKPMEPFGPTMAEAFQSFLDMYGVGFKGGVEPMEARGGRLVASSGEEIEYDLAVFAPPHEPPKPVAESPLGDESLGGYMRVDKRTLRSPRYGNVFGVGDIIAPSLGLGMAGIFAHFQAEYVASQIADEILGTYMGEHYNMSGVCVMDLGYAGAAVYCDFSKKVMGEAEYPDCVILGGMRAFRPLKYAFERYWLEKWFT, from the coding sequence TTGAAGAAGATAGTAGTCCTTGGCGGGGGCCCCGGGGGCCTCGTCGCCGCCTATAACCTAGCCAGGCTCCTCAGGGGGAAGGCTGAGATCACGCTCATAGACAAGACGGGATACCACCTCTTCCCACCCAGCCTCCTCTGGGTCATGGTAGGCCAGAGGGAGCCCGAGGATATTATGAGGCCACTGTCCAAGCTTGAGAAGCATGGGATAAAGGTTGTTACCGCGAGCGTCGAGTCTATAGACCCGGACAACAACAAGGTGGCAACATCCGGCGGCGAGTTCGAGTACGACTACCTAGTTGTCAGCCTGGGCAGCACCCCGCGGCCCGAGTTGATGAAGGCCGACGACACTGTATGCAGCCCCTGGACTGTCGAGGGGGCCCTGGACTGTAGGAGGAAGCTGGCGGGCTTCAAGAGCGGGAGGATTATAGTGGGCGCCTGGAGCTGGCCCTACAAGTGCCCTCCCGCCCCCTTCGAGACGGCGTTCCTCGTCAAATACCTGCTGGAGCAGAGGGGTGGAGACGCTCAGGTTACGGTTGTTCACTTCTGGAAGAAGCCTATGGAACCCTTCGGCCCAACGATGGCGGAGGCCTTCCAGAGCTTCCTTGACATGTATGGCGTCGGCTTCAAGGGCGGTGTCGAGCCTATGGAGGCCAGGGGAGGAAGGCTAGTAGCCAGCAGCGGGGAGGAAATAGAGTACGACCTTGCAGTTTTCGCCCCACCGCACGAGCCCCCGAAGCCTGTGGCCGAGTCGCCGCTGGGCGATGAGAGCCTAGGGGGCTACATGAGGGTGGACAAGCGGACCCTCAGGAGCCCCAGGTACGGCAACGTCTTCGGAGTCGGAGACATAATAGCCCCCAGCCTTGGACTGGGCATGGCGGGCATTTTCGCCCACTTCCAGGCGGAGTACGTGGCCAGCCAGATAGCCGACGAGATACTGGGGACCTATATGGGGGAGCACTACAACATGAGCGGGGTCTGCGTCATGGACCTTGGCTACGCCGGGGCGGCGGTATACTGCGACTTCTCCAAGAAGGTGATGGGAGAGGCTGAGTATCCCGACTGCGTCATACTAGGAGGGATGAGGGCCTTCAGGCCGCTTAAATACGCCTTCGAGAGGTACTGGCTTGAGAAGTGGTTCACCTAG
- a CDS encoding small multi-drug export protein: MTPEVLSDNPVLAVALAALTPGVEPRYALLVGLGLGLGLLESLALSAAGVLVLGLLLYTAIDTVDRLMEALCSRKRLGVNPGCIYLALRSSAARRAGGYVERYGWAGLIVFIAIPLPATGMYSGALAAALLGIRGPRLLASLLLGGYLSLAITAVVGGGVAVVST, translated from the coding sequence TTGACGCCGGAGGTTCTGTCTGACAACCCCGTACTGGCGGTCGCCCTCGCCGCCCTCACCCCCGGGGTGGAGCCGAGGTACGCGCTCCTCGTAGGCCTCGGCCTCGGCTTGGGGCTGCTAGAGAGCCTAGCACTCTCGGCCGCCGGCGTCCTGGTCCTGGGCCTCCTCCTCTACACCGCCATAGATACTGTGGACCGGCTTATGGAGGCTCTGTGCAGCAGGAAACGCCTAGGGGTGAACCCGGGCTGCATATACCTCGCCCTCAGGTCCTCGGCAGCCAGGCGGGCGGGGGGATATGTTGAGAGGTACGGCTGGGCCGGCCTCATAGTGTTCATAGCAATCCCCCTACCCGCCACCGGTATGTACAGCGGCGCCCTAGCCGCCGCACTGCTGGGGATAAGGGGCCCCAGGCTCCTGGCAAGCCTCCTGCTAGGCGGCTACCTGAGCCTCGCCATAACAGCGGTGGTAGGGGGAGGAGTCGCGGTTGTCTCAACCTGA
- a CDS encoding AAA family ATPase produces the protein MGRGSSAMDFETASGLARKFLQELEKPFVGRHEQALMLTLALISGEHVVMIGEPGTAKSALARRAAELLNARFFKYLLTRFTEPSELFGPLDLRSLREGKYIRITRGKLPEAEIAFLDEVFNANSAVLNTLLSLMQERIVYDGYSEIRVPIWSIIGASNRVPEEPELEALYDRFVYRDYVKPLDQDHWDKLLDAAWSLEKGEYEAAKPIMSMAELREINKHVMSVDVSPVKPSLIRLFVLLEEKGLHVTDRRKGKILKAVAAHALLNGRSSAEESDLIVLKYTVPKDPEDFDKINIILMEELKTKDRVLRELEEIRKNVENAQSVITRMQSFDPRLTDYFRSLKATRNRVAHLVKDLDDPEVQRMADEIIIAVDLLLEEIMAKLNM, from the coding sequence ATGGGAAGGGGTTCTAGCGCTATGGATTTCGAGACGGCGTCTGGCCTTGCGCGCAAGTTCCTCCAGGAGCTTGAGAAGCCCTTCGTGGGTAGGCATGAGCAGGCGCTCATGCTCACCCTAGCCTTGATAAGCGGCGAGCACGTTGTTATGATAGGCGAGCCGGGGACGGCTAAGAGCGCCCTGGCTAGGAGGGCTGCGGAGCTCCTGAACGCCAGGTTCTTCAAATACCTTCTCACCAGGTTCACGGAGCCCAGCGAGCTCTTCGGCCCCCTAGACCTGAGGTCTCTCAGGGAGGGGAAGTACATTAGGATAACCCGGGGGAAGCTGCCGGAGGCTGAGATAGCGTTTCTGGACGAGGTTTTCAACGCCAACAGCGCCGTCCTTAACACCCTCCTAAGCCTTATGCAGGAGAGGATAGTTTACGACGGGTACAGCGAGATCAGGGTGCCGATATGGAGTATAATTGGCGCGAGCAACAGGGTGCCCGAGGAGCCGGAGCTGGAGGCACTCTACGACAGGTTCGTCTACAGGGACTACGTCAAACCCCTCGACCAGGACCACTGGGACAAGCTGCTGGACGCCGCATGGAGCCTGGAGAAGGGTGAGTACGAGGCGGCGAAGCCGATAATGAGCATGGCGGAGCTGAGGGAGATAAACAAGCATGTGATGAGCGTCGACGTCTCCCCCGTGAAGCCCAGCCTGATAAGGCTTTTCGTCCTGCTGGAGGAGAAGGGACTCCACGTGACGGACAGGAGGAAGGGGAAGATATTGAAGGCGGTGGCGGCCCACGCCCTGCTCAACGGTAGGTCGAGCGCGGAGGAGAGTGACCTGATAGTGCTCAAGTACACTGTCCCCAAGGACCCGGAGGACTTCGACAAGATCAACATAATACTGATGGAGGAGCTCAAGACAAAGGACAGGGTCCTCAGGGAGCTCGAGGAGATAAGGAAGAACGTGGAGAACGCCCAGTCCGTCATAACCAGGATGCAGAGCTTCGACCCCAGGCTCACGGACTACTTCAGAAGCCTGAAGGCCACGAGGAACAGGGTGGCACACCTCGTCAAGGACCTCGACGACCCCGAGGTGCAGAGGATGGCCGACGAGATAATAATAGCGGTTGACCTCCTCCTCGAGGAGATCATGGCAAAGCTCAACATGTAA
- a CDS encoding DUF1641 domain-containing protein, giving the protein MAHGAQVGDEKILKLLELVEENYEALATTIELVAALKKSGTLDALLQLAEMGDEIFNSLARPEVMKMIGNLMMMGYMLSQIDQPLLMKAAEKMPVCMNTALQEAAATEKGMGIRELMKTMTSPEMAALLKALIAGVSCARGKQG; this is encoded by the coding sequence ATGGCTCATGGGGCTCAGGTCGGGGATGAGAAGATCCTCAAGCTCCTAGAGCTTGTGGAGGAGAACTACGAGGCCCTGGCGACAACTATAGAGCTGGTCGCGGCTCTGAAGAAGTCGGGCACCCTTGACGCCCTGCTTCAGCTCGCCGAGATGGGCGACGAGATATTCAACTCCCTCGCCAGGCCCGAGGTCATGAAGATGATAGGAAACTTGATGATGATGGGCTACATGCTGTCACAGATAGACCAGCCCCTCCTGATGAAGGCCGCCGAGAAGATGCCAGTCTGCATGAACACAGCACTCCAGGAGGCCGCGGCCACCGAGAAGGGCATGGGTATAAGGGAGCTGATGAAGACTATGACCAGCCCCGAGATGGCAGCCCTCCTGAAAGCCCTCATAGCGGGTGTAAGCTGCGCCAGAGGCAAGCAGGGCTAG
- a CDS encoding nitroreductase family protein, protein MEATGASEAARVVYEVFARHRSIRKYVKKPLPEEHVSLLLEAARRAPTDATLHLWSAVRVVDDGVRRRIADAIGQEHVYEAGEFFIFLADFYRLKRLLEYRGEELGRVDRALLVFAAIDAGLAAENMAVMAEALGYGTCFIGGVQNAAELIIELLALPEKTYPLFGLTIGYPAEDPPLRPRLPPDLLFHTDRYREYTSEDLARAYEAMASYSRRRDWLRILKRYVAKGGYFEARSEEMWRLLRKQGFSL, encoded by the coding sequence ATGGAGGCTACGGGGGCTTCTGAGGCTGCTAGGGTGGTTTACGAGGTTTTTGCGAGGCATAGGTCTATAAGAAAGTATGTTAAGAAGCCGCTGCCGGAGGAGCATGTGTCCCTCCTACTGGAGGCTGCTAGGAGGGCTCCCACAGACGCTACTCTACACCTCTGGAGCGCAGTTAGGGTTGTTGATGATGGTGTGAGGAGGAGGATTGCCGATGCTATAGGCCAGGAGCACGTCTACGAGGCCGGCGAGTTCTTCATCTTCCTCGCCGACTTCTACAGGCTGAAAAGGCTCCTGGAGTACCGGGGTGAGGAGCTGGGCAGGGTTGACAGGGCTCTCCTCGTTTTCGCAGCCATCGACGCCGGCCTGGCGGCTGAGAACATGGCCGTCATGGCCGAGGCCCTGGGCTACGGCACCTGCTTCATAGGGGGCGTCCAGAACGCCGCCGAGCTCATCATAGAACTCCTGGCCCTACCGGAGAAGACCTACCCCCTCTTCGGCCTCACCATAGGCTACCCAGCAGAGGACCCGCCCCTCAGGCCCAGGCTACCCCCGGACCTCCTATTCCACACGGACAGGTACAGGGAATACACCAGCGAGGACCTAGCCAGAGCTTACGAGGCCATGGCATCCTACAGCAGGAGGAGGGACTGGCTCAGGATACTCAAACGCTACGTAGCCAAGGGAGGCTACTTCGAGGCCAGGAGCGAGGAGATGTGGAGGCTGCTCAGGAAGCAGGGCTTCAGCCTATAG